In bacterium, the genomic stretch TGTTTCGCCGATCGGCTGCCCCCGGAGATCTCCAGCTGATAGACATCCACGCTGAATACGCGCACGTCGGTGCGTGCGGGTGAGGTGATCACGCGCACCCGGCCGTCGCGGGTGGTCTCCCAGCGCGTGTCGGAAGGCTTGACCACCTTTTTGCGCGCATCGACGCCGGGCGTCCACAGGCGGGACCAGTCTTCCGGCGGCCCGAAGCGGTCGCCGTCCGCCACAGGGCCACTCCGGCCCTGCTGAATGAGGCCGAGGTACATATACGCCGCCTTCGCTTTCAGGGCCAGCGCCAGCGCGCGCCGCTCGGGGTCGGCGTTATAGTGTTGGTGTACGGAGTCGTTGTGCACGATCACGAGGTCGTCCTTCTCCCAGTCGTACCGCCGGCCGTCGTGGATCTCGTACCCGCGGCCTTCGAGGATATAAAACGCCGCCTCGTTCTGGTGGCCGTGCCCGCGGTTGGCGCCGCCGGGCGCGAGCTCCAC encodes the following:
- a CDS encoding cupin domain-containing protein: MSDNEGRVFLRGITSETYGLAEFRRRQRAAPRVPRARTEVDHASLAYSDGSDRSRASWVLGPGDEPFLTQTLQVHFVELAPGGANRGHGHQNEAAFYILEGRGYEIHDGRRYDWEKDDLVIVHNDSVHQHYNADPERRALALALKAKAAYMYLGLIQQGRSGPVADGDRFGPPEDWSRLWTPGVDARKKVVKPSDTRWETTRDGRVRVITSPARTDVRVFSVDVYQLEISGGSRSAK